In the genome of Dermacentor andersoni chromosome 3, qqDerAnde1_hic_scaffold, whole genome shotgun sequence, one region contains:
- the LOC126542772 gene encoding putative nuclease HARBI1: MNVNAQQLDLILTDLGPLSDPGDNFLELLDGGETGATILDGETGISRRQVRSLYIRDIFDKRPECGEYHHLVQELRHSDPEYHFKYFRMTKASLDKLLSLVYHGLVHPPTHRRPISPAGRLAVTSRFLATGGSMEDIASSYRMHASTVASTLKETLPAIWDCLRPLVLARPSTQRWRDIAEEYHDKRDFPNTVGSIDGKHFAIKCPNKSGSDFYNYKGFYSPIMLAIADANYRFLTVDIGAQGRYSDASFFKRSPLQAVFEEGALGLPSSIPKWPPCLVEDAAFPLRTYLMRPYPGRKLDDRKKVFNYRLLKARRCVENAFDILVSRWRVFLGTAEGAPELLNNMIQAAVRLHNFLMADAAYCPGEYSDTLCDETVHGGEWCHTVNEIGTKTVPSNNRPTSAAMAMRDELADYFMSAEGSLPWQLKVVRRC, encoded by the exons atgaatgtcaacG cacagcagcttgATCTGATCCTCACCGACCTCGGACCACTCAGTGACCCAG GTGACAATTTCCTGGAGCTTCTGGACGGTGGGGAGACTGGCGCCACCATTTTGGATGGTGAGACCGG AATAAGTCGCCGACAAGTCAG GTCTCTCTACATAAGGGATATATTTGACAAGCGTCCAGAGTGTGGAGAGTACCACCACCTAGTACAGGAGCTGCGGCACAGTGACCCTGAATATCATTTCAAGTATTTCAG GATGACAAAGGCATCGTTGGACAAGCTGCTGAGCCTTGTTTACCATGGGCTTGTTCATCCTCCAACTCACAGGAGACCCATCTCACCGGCAGGAAGGCTCGCGGTGACATCGAG ATTTTTGGCCACAGGAGGGTCCATGGAGGACATTGCATCGAGCTACCGAATGCATGCATCTACTGTAGCTAGCACACTGAAGGAGACATTACCAGCGATCTGGGACTGCTTGAGGCCCCTGGTACTCGCACGCCCAAGCACACAGAGGTGGCGCGACATAGCAGAGGAATACCATGACAAACGGGATTTTCCAAACACAGTAGGGAGCATTgatggcaagcattttgcgatcAAATGTCCTAACAAGAGCGGCTCAGACTTCTACAATTACAAAGGTTTCTATTCACCAATTATGCTGGCTATAGCAGACGCCAACTATAGATTTCTAACGGTGGACATCGGAGCCCAAGGCCGATATTCAGACGCCTCTTTCTTTAAGAGGAGTCCCCTCCAGGCAGTATTTGAAGAGGGTGCTCTGGGGCTGCCTTCAAGTATTCCGAAGTGGCCACCTTGTTTGGTTGAGGATGCAGCCTTCCCTTTGCGGACTTACCTGATGCGGCCCTACCCTGGGAGGAAGCTGGATGATAGAAAAAAGGTCTTCAATTACCGCTTGTTGAAGGCACGCAGGTGCGTTGAAAATGCTTTCGACATTCTAGTCTCCCGGTGGCGGGTGTTTCTTGGAACGGCAGAAGGCGCGCCAGAGCTCCTCAACAACATGATTCAGGCTGCCGTGCGTTTGCACAATTTTCTTATGGCAGACGCTGCCTACTGCCCTGGTGAGTACAGCGACACGCTGTGCGACGAGACAGTGCATGGCGGAGAATGGTGCCACACTGTCAATGAAATTGGCACAAAGACAGTGCCGTCAAACAACCGCCCCACTTCGGctgccatggcaatgagggacgaATTAGCAGACTATTTTATGTCTGCAGAAGGCTCACTGCCGTGGCAGCTGAAGGTTGTCAGGCGATGCTAA